From the genome of Pseudoliparis swirei isolate HS2019 ecotype Mariana Trench chromosome 10, NWPU_hadal_v1, whole genome shotgun sequence, one region includes:
- the LOC130200381 gene encoding cilia- and flagella-associated protein 251-like, which yields MGGAQQVVEEEEEGGTGPVQQGEEGEGEAVTGQQGEGEEVEEEEGREEGGAGVDQEDEEERRDEGETVTGQQGEEERREEGGAEVAQEGEEEDKAESEEERETVVREVRLSDSEVDMEAEEESLRVPRLKRKCGGGDGENPQAKKATAGRRRSRPRGAEPESSSEEDSYEDPHYSVEEIKEFLRKTKQEWHVKVEDHFCRDKFYLSATFLTMRAREEPSRHRSSTGSRRSCVNSTRCCRWWTMRGGREERSNEEEEPEPLGGASASRRRAGGTSCPQWTLV from the exons atggggggtgcccagcaggttgtggaggaggaagaggaggggggcactggtccagtccagcaaggtgaggaaggagagggggaggcggtcacaggccagcagggtgagggtgaggaggtagaagaggaggaggggagagaggagggaggggctggtgtagaccaagaagatgaggaggagaggagagacgagggagaaACGGTCACAGGAcagcagggtgaggaagagaggagagaagagggtggggctgaggtggcccaggaaggtgaagaggaggacaaggcggagtcagaggaagagagggagacagtcgtcagggaggtgaggctgtcagacagtgaggtggacatggaggcggaggaggagagcctcagagtcccccgtttaaagaggaagtgtggaggaggtgatggagagaacccacaggcaaagaaggcgacggcgggaagaaggaggtccaggccaaggggggcggagccagagtccagctcggaggaagACTCCTACGAAGAtccacactacagtgtggaggagataAAGGAGTTCCTCCGGAAGACCAAGCAGGAGtggcacgtgaag gtggaggaccacttctgcagggataagttctacctgtccgccactttcctgacgatgagggcgagagaggagccttcacgcCACAGGAGTTCTACAGGCTCAAGAAGATCCTGTGTGAACTCAACAAGGTGCTGCAGGTGGTGGACgatgagaggagggcgagaggagagatcgaatgaagaggaggagccagagcctctgggaggagcttcagcctcaagacggagggcaggaggcacttcctgtcctcagtggACTTTAGTTTAG
- the cct2 gene encoding T-complex protein 1 subunit beta produces the protein MASLSMAPMNIFSHGADEEKAETARLSSFVGAIAIGDLVKSTLGPKGMDKILISGGKGGSVTVTNDGATILKAIGVDNPAAKVLVDMSKVQDDEVGDGTTSVAVLAAELLREAELLIAKKIHPQTIISGWRKATQVARDALREAAVDHSSDAALFQDDLLNIARTTLSSKLLTHHKAHFSQLAVDAVMRLKGSGNLEAIHIIKKLGGSLIDSYLDEGFLLDKKIGVNQPKRLENVKILIANTGMDTDKIKIFGSRVRVDSTAKVAEIEMAEKEKMKEKVDRILKHGISCFINRQLIYNYPEQLFAQAGVMAIEHADFAGVERLALVTGGEISSTFDHPELVKLGHCKLIEEVMIGEDMLIHFSGVAMGEACTVVLRGATQQILDEAERSLHDALCVLAQTVKEPRIVYGGGCSEMLMAKVVTDLANRTPGKEAVAMESFAKALRMLPTIIADNAGYDSADLVAQLRAAHQEDRTSWGLNMAEGTVGDMAALGVTESFQVKRQVLLSASEAAEMILRVDNIIKAAPRKRVPDHHPC, from the exons ATG GCGTCCTTATCAATGGCTCCAATGAACATCTTCAGTCATGGAGCAGATGAAGAAAAAGCCGAAACCGCTCGACTG TCGTCCTTCGTCGGCGCCATCGCCATCGGGGACCTGGTGAAGAGCACGCTGGGCCCCAAGGGCATG GATAAGATCCTGATCAGCGGGGGCAAAGGCGGCTCGGTGACGGTGACCAACGACGGGGCGACCATCCTGAAGGCCATCGGGGTCGACAACCCGGCCGCCAAAGTCCTGGTTG ACATGTCGAAGGTCCAGGACGACGAGGTCGGCGACGGGACGACCTCCGTCGCGGTGCTCGCCGCCGAGCTGCTGcgg GAAGCCGAGCTGCTGATCGCCAAGAAGATTCACCCCCAGACCATCATCTCCGGCTGGAGGAAGGCCACCCAGGTGGCCAGGGATGCCCTGAGGGAGGCGGCCGTGGACCACAG CTCCGACGCGGCGCTGTTCCAGGACGACCTGCTGAACATCGCCCGCACCACGCTGTCCTCCAAGCTGCTCACGCACCACAAGGCGCACTTCTCCCAGCTCGCCGTGGACGCCGTGATGAGGCTCAAGGGCTCGGGCAACCTGGAGGCCATCCACATCATCAAGAAGCTGGGCGGCAGCCTCATCGACTCCTACCTGGACGAAG GTTTCCTGCTGGACAAAAAGATCGGCGTGAACCAACCGAAGAGACTCGAGAACGTGAAGATCCTCATCGCCAACACGGGCATGGACACGGACAAGatcaag atcTTTGGCTCCAGGGTTCGCGTCGACTCGACAGCGAAGGTCGCCGAGATCGAAATGGCggagaaagagaagatgaaggagaaggtcgACCGCATCCTGAAGCACGGCATCAGCTGCTTCATcaacag ACAGCTGATCTACAACTACCCCGAGCAGCTGTTCGCTCAGGCCGGCGTCATGGCCATCGAGCACGCCGACTTCGCCGGCGTGGAGCGCCTCGCGCTGGTCACtg GAGGGGAGATCAGCTCCACCTTCGACCACCCGGAGCTGGTGAAGCTCGGCCATTGCAAGCTGATCGAGGAGGTGATGATCGGAGAGGACATGCTCATCCACTTCTCTGGGGTCGCCATGG gcGAGGCGTGCACCGTCGTGCTGAGGGGAGCGACTCAGCAGATTCTGGACGAGGCCGAACGTTCACTGCACGACGCACTCTGTGTGTTAGCGCAGACGGTGAAGGAGCCGCGCATCGTCTACggaggag GCTGCTCCGAGATGCTGATGGCCAAGGTGGTGACGGATCTGGCCAATCGGACGCCAGGAAAGGAGGCGGTTGCCATGGAGTCGTTCGCCAAGGCTCTGAGGATG ctgccgaCCATCATCGCCGACAACGCCGGCTACGACAGCGCCGACCTGGTGGCTCAGCTGAGGGCCGCGCACCAGGAGGACCGGACCAGCTGGGGGCTGA ACATGGCTGAAGGCACCGTGGGCGACATGGCGGCGCTGGGCGTCACCGAGTCGTTCCAGGTGAAGCGCCAGGTGCTGCTGAGCGCCTCTGAGGCCGCGGAGATGATCCTCCGGGTGGACAACATCATCAAAGCTGCTCCCAG GAAGAGGGTTCCCGACCACCACCCCTgttag
- the nots gene encoding nothepsin, translating to MLKLLLLWTWTSSALVRIPLKRTPSVRSQLRADGVLQAFLMDHRPDMFNRRYAQCYPPGTPSLRLGRSSEKIYNFMDSQYYGEISLGSPEQNFSVVFDTGSSDLWVPSAYCVSQACAAHRRFKAFDSTSFSHDGRTFGIHYGSGHLLGVMARDTLKIGSLTVLNQEFGESVYEPGSAFVRSKFDGVLGLGYPSLAQILGNPVFDNMIVQKVVEEPIFSFFLSRRTNVGSPEGELLLGGKDEEMYQGPINWLPVTAEGYWQIKMESVAVQGAIALCPRGCQAIVDTGTSLITGPTADIMKLHELMGATPTHIGEFLVDCTRMSSLPHVTFVLGGREFTLTAEQYVRKETLGDREFCFSGFQAADIRSSEGPMWVLGDVFLTEFYSIFDRGQNRVGFALAKHPSLSPVIG from the exons AtgttgaagctgctgctgctgtggaccTGGACCAGCTCGGCGCTGGTGAG GATCCCTCTGAAGCGGACGCCGTCGGTCCGGTCCCAGCTGCGGGCCGACGGCGTGCTGCAGGCCTTCCTGATGGATCACCGGCCCGACATGTTCAACCGGCGCTACGCCCAGTGCTACCCCCCCGGCACGCCGTCGCTGAGGCTCGGGCGCTCCAGCGAGAAGATTTACAACTTCATGGAC TCTCAGTATTACGGTGAGATCTCTCTGGGTTCACCGGAGCAGAACTTCTCTGTGGTTTTCGACACcggatcctctgacctctgggtgCCGTCGGCCTACTGCGTCAGCCAAGCCTGTG cggcACACAGGCGGTTCAAGGCCTTTGACTCCACGTCGTTCAGCCATGACGGTCGGACGTTTGGGATCCACTACGGGTCGGGACACCTGCTGGGCGTCATGGCCAGAGACACCCTGAAG ATCGGGAGTCTGACCGTCCTGAACCAGGAGTTCGGGGAGTCGGTCTACGAGCCCGGTTCCGCATTTGTCAGATCGAAGTTCGATGGCGTTCTGGGCTTGGGGTACCCGTCCCTGGCACAGATCCTTGGAAACCCTGTTTTCGACAACATGATTGTGCagaaggtggtggaggagccgatcttctccttcttcctcagcAG GAGAACCAACGTAGGCAGCCCAGAAGGGGAGCTGTTGCTAGGCGGAAAAGACGAGGAGATGTACCAAGGACCAATCAACTGGCTTCCTGTGACGGCtgagggctactggcagattaaGATGGAAAG TGTGGCGGTGCAGGGTGCCATCGCCCTGTGTCCTCGTGGTTGCCAGGCGATCGTCGACACTGGGACGTCCCTCATCACCGGACCCACCGCTGACATCATGAAACTCCACGAGCTGATGGGAGCCACGCCCACACACATAGGAGAG TTCCTCGTCGACTGCACCAGGATGTCCAGTCTGCCTCATGTGACCTTCGTCCTCGGAGGCCGAGAGTTCACTCTGACCGCCGAGCAGTACGTCAGGAAG GAGACGCTCGGCGACCGGGAGTTCTGCTTCAGTGGCTTCCAGGCGGCGGACATCAGGTCCTCCGAAGGCCCCATGTGGGTCCTGGGAGACGTCTTCCTCACAGAGTTCTACAGCATCTTCGACAGGGGACAGAACCGGGTCGGCTTCGCCCTCGCCAAGCACCCGAGCCTCTCACCGGTTATCGGCTAG